In Sphingobium sp. Z007, one DNA window encodes the following:
- a CDS encoding Lrp/AsnC family transcriptional regulator, whose amino-acid sequence MAGPNIDDIDMQILGELQQDGRMTNVELARKVGLTAPPCLRRVRALEEAGAIKSYHAVVDPAMLGYTITVFAMVSLKSQAEADLKAFQDHVASLPEVRECHMLNGEIDFILKVVARDLQSFQQFLTSKLTPAPNVVSVKTSLTIRTSKNQPGVPLPV is encoded by the coding sequence ATGGCCGGCCCCAATATCGACGACATCGACATGCAGATCCTGGGCGAACTGCAACAGGACGGCAGGATGACCAATGTGGAATTGGCGCGCAAAGTCGGTCTGACCGCGCCGCCATGCCTGCGTCGGGTCCGCGCTCTGGAGGAAGCCGGTGCGATCAAATCCTACCATGCCGTCGTCGATCCGGCGATGCTGGGCTATACGATCACCGTGTTCGCCATGGTCAGTCTGAAAAGCCAGGCGGAGGCCGATCTCAAGGCGTTTCAGGACCATGTCGCATCGCTGCCCGAAGTGCGCGAATGCCATATGCTGAACGGAGAAATCGACTTCATCCTAAAAGTGGTGGCGCGCGATCTCCAGAGCTTCCAGCAGTTCCTGACGTCGAAACTGACGCCGGCGCCCAATGTCGTCAGCGTCAAGACGTCGCTGACGATCCGCACATCCAAGAACCAGCCCGGCGTCCCCCTGCCCGTCTGA